The Lycium barbarum isolate Lr01 chromosome 4, ASM1917538v2, whole genome shotgun sequence nucleotide sequence ATATTCAGTTTTTAAATTTTAGTAAGTGTCTAACACTTAAGCTGTAGGAGGAGTCTACTACTTTAATTATGTGCCTATATAAAGGCTTATGATTAAAAAATTTATATGAGACAGTTTTCATTAATATTTCCTACCTTGTTGTTTGCATCTCTCTCCAAAAAATCATAACAGTGATATCAGAGCCTTCATTGATATTATGGGTCTGTGAAAAAGAATACTTTCAGCCACTTTTAACGCATACCTATTTTCAATCCATTTTAACATGTGCTTATTTTTAACGCTCAGAGCTATTTTTAACCAATTTTAACCCGTGTTTATTTTAACGCTCAGGGCTATTTTTAACTAATACTAATTTTCAATCCATACTGCTTTTCAACCATGGCAAGTAATGATCTCTCTTTGATTGCTCCACAAATCTTCACTGGTGAAAATTATCAAATTTGGGCAGAGAAAATGAAATCCTATCTTGAAGCATATGATCTTTGGGAAGTtgtaatagaagaaaaatccatACAAGAACACCCTGAAAATTCTACTCCTGCCGAAATCAAAACTCATTCAGAAGAGAAAATCAAAAAATGCAAAGCCAAAATTGTAATTCAAAATTCAGTTGCAGATTCTATATTCTCTAAAATCATTGCATGTAAGACATCAAAAAAAGCTTGGCAAAAACTCGAAAAGGAGTATCAAGGAAGTGAACGAGGAAGAAAAAATCAAATCTTGAATTTGAAAAGGGATTTTCAATCTCTTAGAATGGAAGACGGTGAGACCATCAGTAACTATTCAGATAGGATCTCTTTGATTGTCAACAGAATCAAATTACCTAGCGAGGATTTTAAAGATAATAGAATAGTTGAAAAAATTCTTGTGACTATTCCAGAGAGATTTGAGTCCAAAATTTCTGCTCTAGAAGAGTCTAAGGATCTCTCTTGCAACATTAATAAGTGTTCTTTAAGCACAAGAGCAAAGAAGACCTTTCAGATAGGATAAAGTTGTTGAAGGTACTTttttatgcaaaacaccaaaaaGAAAAAGCCGTCCTCCCTGCAAATACTGCAAAAAGAAAACACACTTAGAATTTTTTTCGTTCGTGGAGATCaagagtcgagggtctctcggaaacagccatcctaccttggtaggagtaaggtctgcgtacactctaccctccccagaccccacgttgtgggatttcactgggttgttgttgttgttgtggagaTCTGATGCAATATGTGAAAATTGCAAACAAATAGGTCATGTTACAAAAGTGTGCAGGCTCAAAGAAACTCAAAACAGTTCACAAGCACCACTAGTAGAAGAAGAAAGTGAAGAGGACCTACTTTTTTAGACTGAAGCAACAGAAGCAAAGAGAAGTGTTGGATTTTGCATCTGGTACTGCTATAGCTTTTTAGAATAATTAGTTGTCTAGTTATAGGAGTCTAATAGTTGATTTAATAGAATATTCAGTTTTTAAATTTTAGTAAGAGTCTAATACTTTAGTTGTAGAAGGAGCCTACTACTTTAATTATGATCTATATAAAAGTTtatgatttttaaaatttatatgaAACAATTTTCATTAATATTTTCTACCTTGTTGTTTGCATCTCTCTCCAAAAAATCATAACATAATGTATGCATATGATTGCTGCTCaagaattaaaataaattaaaagattaCTTTGGttgaaaaaattatttaaatgaGGCGATTACATGTTTTTTGGTTTAATAGTTACCAATGTTGCAAAATTGGATGTAAGAAGGCAAGTTCATTATAAGATTACTTTTCTTTGCTTCTTTCACTGATAAAGAAACTATGCAGAAAGAACAACTTTTATTATTAATTGAAAGAAACATTTTTGAGCTTGCAACCTATTATAGAGCATATGAAACTTAAATCACGTAAAAATTATGATTTTTCTATTTTAATTCGGAAATTCCCATCAACCAGCTTATGTGAATTGTAGTTTCTTAAAACTTCTATTTACTTTGTTGTGCTGGCTAAACAAATAAATACAGATTTTTACATTATTAGGTTACTTGAAAACCATTTAACAACTTGTTTTATTAGTTGTGTAACCTATGACAACGGCCCAAACAATATTAAACTGCCTTTAATAACACGCTCATAAAAAAGATGATATTTAACAAGCAATTGACATGGAAAAGTGAGATACCAAGTGGATAGTCATGACCAAACACTCACTTTCACTATATCACACAATTCATTTTAATATTGAGCAACTAATTATAGGGTCTATGGAAGTAACAATGGAAAAAAGTATGAAGCACTAAACTAAAAACATTATTAAAACTTTTTCCAGCTTCTAGGGAGAAATTAATTAATTATACACACTTTGTCAACATGGAcgcatctatatataatataaagctagacataaatAAAGTGATGTGACACATCTCTATGATCACCATTTGCATTtatattttttctcctttttgagGCATTTCTTGAATTTCTCCTCATTTTATGCAATTATTtaattattaaataactaatgtTTTTGGTTATCGGAAAGTAACTGTCTAATAAATATATAAAGATTTTTACATTATTAGGTTACTTGAAAACCATTTAACAACTTGTTTTATTAGTTATGTAACCTATGACAACGGCCCAAACAATATTAAACTGCCTTTAATAGCACGCTCATAAAAAAGATGATATTTAACAAGCAATTGACATGGAAAAGTGAGATACCAAGTGGATAGTCATGACCAAACACTCACTTTCACTATATCACACAATTCATTTTAATATTGAGCAACTAATTATAGGGTCTATGAAAGTAACAATGGAAAAAGGTATGAAGCACTAAACTAAAAACATTATTAAAACTTTTTCCAGCATCTAGGGAGAAATTAATTAATTATACACTTTGTCAACATGGAcgaatttatatataatataaagctagacatagacaaggtgatgcgACATCTCTCTATGACCAccatttgcattttttttttatttttttttgagcatttcttgaattttctcctcatttgatgcaattatttaattattaaataactaatgtTTTTGGTTATCGGAAAGTAACTGTCTAATTGCATTAAGCAGTCCGAAAAGTAAATGTTACGTGTCTTTTCCTATACTATACGTCATTAAGAGTCTTAAAAAAGCAACTGTTACCTTATATGTGTAGAAATTGTTTTGTCATATCTATGAAGGTAACTAAATAGTCCATAAAAAGAGGAAAGGTTTGAGGAAATTAAGAAGAAGATGAAACGGCACAAGAATTTTTGCCCTCCCCACGTCTAGGAAACTCCTtaatttttcttccttttatttaAAGAGTTTAGCTTTATGTTATATTTCTAAAGGTGTCCCAAATTTCCGAGATTACATATCATAATATGTATTCCTCATAATCATCTTCAGACTGAATTCAGGTGAAGATTCTTCTTATATTTCTCTCCTAATTAAATTTTATGAGTTTGTCCTTTTAGAATTgaattgatgattttttttacCAACTTAGTTATGATTACAATTTTCATAAACtctaatctgttttttttttttttaaagaacaaTCTATATTATTGGCAAACAAGCAAACCGGCTAAATTCATGCCTTCGAAGATAGGAGAACAAGTTAAAAATGGACTGCCGCTGCTTCCGGTATCTCCGTGCAGTGTCCCCTCTGTTTGAGCGAGAGTGTGTATGCTCTATGTTTGTTTGTTGATCTTATGTTCCAATCCGTAAATCCTGTATATAAGATGTTCTTATTATTCAGACTTTTCATTTAGTAGGATGATTGTTTTTGTCTTTTATTTTCATTTAATTTTTATTGTAATTCAATTATTGTGGAAATCTTTTTCATGACTCATGAATAATTTTGTCACTTTTACTTTAGCTTTTTGATATTGCACTGTCGTGACTACTTTTCATTTTATATTACTTTAAATATTGTTTTTGGAAATACGTATTGCAAATACCTTATCATTAGAGTTCTGTTTAGACTATTTTTTGCAGAAAAAATAGTAGTCTTAGTTGTTGCTAATgttattttggttgtttttaATATTCGgatattaaaaaatattttgtgaatgATATGATAATAAATATTCCAGGAATGATGTGATAATATTTGCCACCGAGAAAAGCATAGTCAAATTAATTAGTaaaatttttaaatttatattcGTTACTACTGTttataaccgcgcgaagcgcatTCTTCTGAAATCAATTGTCCAGAAGAACCTACAAAATTATTGAGTTAATCCCATAGCCCATTTGCACAGTATCTTAATTAAGGCGCATTGAACTTTTCAAAATCTTTGCATCCGTAGCCAGATATGGCCATATGGGTTTTCAACATTAAAATTACTATTGTTGCAAGTTTAAAGAAGCGAGTCTTGAATTTCAAATAAGAAAATTGAGTATAAATCTTGGAAAAGCTTGAAAATATTGTCATGGATAAATATTGATAGTTTAAACTTCAAAAAATTATGTTTAGAActtcatatgtatatgtatatgtttgaaGTTCGGCCTTTGCAAAtcaaacttcaagaaaaaatattGGAAGTTTGGCCTTGACAAGTCAAACCTCGGACAAAAATGTATGAAGTTTGGAGTGAATTTTTGCATCTTTAATCGCATATGCCTGAAGTTGGTTCTAAAGAGGATGAAGTTGGGAGGAAAAAATCTTGATGGGGAGCGCTCCCCCTTTAATGGGTCTTGCTCAACTCAGAAATGAATttaggatttgaagtttatgaattcTAAATCCATACTTTATGAGGTCGGTCCACCCCGGACTCGAAGCGAATTGACTCAATCAAATCTCCAAAGCAAATAGCAAACATCGAATAAGAcacaagaaaaataaaacaattactactactccctccgtccccaATTTATACGAAGGTTGACTAGTATAGGGAGTCAAATAGTTTTTTCTTTGATTCAATTTTAAATATAGATTCTTCGAGTATATTATAATTAAACTTACATATTTGGAGActatataaaaagtactataaatctgTATAATTAAGATTTACAATCGTAATAAAAAAAGAACAGTTTAACTCTCTAAAATGATCTACCTTCGTATAAATTGGGAATACGAGGGAGTATGATTTTAGCACGTTATAAATTTTACCCATTTATCTCGTTGAAAGAGCTTGATGGTAAGACAAATGGCAGAACATTGTGCAGCAAATGTCCCATTCTTAACATTATCCACAAGAGTGACATTTGCCGCAAATGTCCAGCAGCAGTCACTTCATATTATAATATCTATGCAATTTTTTTGGCACTCTTTCCCTTAACAGCTCTTTAACAGAAAAACCTAACTGCTGCTGCTACTCCTGGCTTTCAACATCATCCCAAAAT carries:
- the LOC132637917 gene encoding uncharacterized protein LOC132637917 is translated as MASNDLSLIAPQIFTGENYQIWAEKMKSYLEAYDLWEVVIEEKSIQEHPENSTPAEIKTHSEEKIKKCKAKIVIQNSVADSIFSKIIACKTSKKAWQKLEKEYQGSERGRKNQILNLKRDFQSLRMEDGETISNYSDRISLIVNRIKLPSEDFKDNRIVEKILVTIPERFESKISALEESKDLSCNINKCSLSTRAKKTFQIG